In the genome of Mixta calida, the window TGAACAGATTGACCGCTATCTGCCAGCGCCGATGCTGAGTAAAGCGGTTTACGCCGACGCGCCCGGCATCGTCACCGCGATGGATACGCGCGCGCTTGGTATGGCGGTCGTGGCGTTAGGCGGCGGCCGTCGCCGCGCCAGCGACGCCATCGATTACAGCGTCGGCTTTAGCGAAATGGCGCAGCTGGGCGATCGCGTGGATGGCGAACGGCCGCTGGCGGTGATTCATGCCGACAGCGAAGAGCGCTGGCAGGAAGCGGCGCAGGCGGTGAAGGCCGCCGTTACGCTCGGCGATCAACCGCCTGCCGCCACGCCGGTTATCTATCGCCGCATCGGCTAAAGGGGCTGGCTGCGAGACGCTGGCGGGAAAGCGCATGCGCAAGTCGCAGGCGCTAAAAATGCCGGAAAGGGCGCGGCTGGCTTGAAGTATGACCGGGATAGCCGTCATACTGTTCTGATCGCTTTTTTATATTTTCTCATCGCGCTAAGGCGCAGGAGAGTCACATGAAACGTGTATTTATCATGGTGCTGGACTCCTTCGGGATCGGCGCCAGTAAAGACGCTGAAAAATTCGGCGATACCGGTTCAGATACGCTGGGCCATATCGCTAAAGCCTGCTTTAACGGCGAGGCTGACCAGGGGCGCAAAGGCCCGCTGCATCTGCCGAATCTGACGGCGTTGGGATTGGGAAAAGCGGCGGAAGCCTCTACCGGCACCTTCCCGCCGGGCCTGGACCCGAACGCGAAAATTATCGGCGCATACGCCTACGCCAGCGAGCTATCGTCAGGCAAAGATACGCCGTCAGGCCACTGGGAAATCGCCGGCGTGCCGGTGCTGTTTGACTGGGGCTACTTCAGCGACACCGAAAACAGTTTCCCGCAGGAACTGCTGGATAAGCTGGTGGAGCGCGCCGATCTGCCGGGCTATCTCGGCAACTGCCATTCATCCGGCACGGTGATTCTGGATAAGCTCGGCGAGGAGCATATGAAAACCGGCAAGCCGATTTTCTACACCTCCGCCGACTCGGTATTCCAGATCGCCTGCCATGAAGAGACCTTCGGCCTGCAACGCCTGTATGATCTGTGCGAGATTGCCCGCGAGGAGCTGGATAAAGGCGACTACAACATCGGCCGCGTAATTGCGCGTCCATTCGTGGGCGATAAAGCAGGCAACTTCCAGCGTACCGGCAACCGTCACGATCTGGCCGTTGAGCCGCCATCGCCGACCATCCTGAAAAAGCTGGTGGAAGAGAAGCAGGGCGAGGTGATCTCCGTTGGTAAAATCGCAGATATCTACGCGCACGTCGGTATCACTAAAAAAGTGAAGGCGACGGGGCTGGACGCGCTATTCGATGCGACGGTGAAAGAGATGGCGGAAGCGCCGGACAATTCCATCGTCTTCACCAACTTTGTGGACTTTGATTCCACCTGGGGCCACCGCCGCGACGTGGCCGGTTACGCTGGCGGCCTGGAGCTGTTTGACCGTCGTCTGCCGGAGCTGATGGCGCTGGTGAAAGAGGGCGACATCCTGATCCTCACCGCCGACCACGGCTGCGACCCAACCTGGCACGGCACCGATCACACCCGCGAACATATTCCGGTGCTGATCTACGGACCAGGCGTTAAACCGGGCTTCCTCGGCTACCGCGAAACCTTCGCGGATATCGGTCAGACGGTAGCGAAATACTTCGGCCTTTCCGATATGGAATATGGCAAAAGCATGCTGTAATACGCGGCTTTCACTTTAACGCCAGCCTGCGGGCTGGCGTGTTTTATTTTTTCAAGGAATAACGACAATGGCTACGCCTCATATTAATGCTGAAATGGGTGATTTCGCGGACGTGGTTCTGATGCCGGGCGATCCGCTGCGCGCTAAGCATATCGCGGAAACCTTTCTGGAAGATGCGGTTGAAGTGAACAACGTGCGCGGCATGCTGGGCTATACCGGCACTTATAAAGGCCGTCGCATCTCTGTGATGGGTCATGGCATGGGCATTCCTTCCTGCTCCATCTATGCAAAAGAACTGATCACCGAATTTGGCGTGAAGAAGATCATTCGCGTCGGCTCCTGCGGCGCGGTGCGCGCCGATGTGAAACTGCGCGACGTAGTGATCGGCATGGGCGCCTGCACTGATTCTAAAGTGAACCGTATGCGCTTTAAGGATCACGATTTCGCGGCCATCGCCGATTTCGAAATGGTGCGCAATGCGGCGGACGCGGCAAAAGCGCTGGGCATCGAGGCGCGCGTGGGCAACATTTTCTCCGCTGACCTGTTCTATACGCCGGACCCGCAAATGTTCGACGTGATGGAGAAGTACGGCATCCTCGGCGTGGAGATGGAAGCGGCGGGCATCTATGGCGTGGCGGCGGAGTTCGGCGCGAAAGCGTTGACCATCTGCACCGTTTCCGACCATATCCGTACGCACGAGCAAACCACGGCGGCGGAGCGTCAGACCACCTTCAGCGACATGATCAAAATCGCGCTGGAGTCGGTGCTGCTGGGCGACAAAGCCTGATAAACCCACCGGGCGAGCCTCGCTCGTCCGGTTATCTTTTCTGTTCTTCGCGTGTTGCCGCCTTTTATTCCTGACACACCTTTTCGCTACGACTTTTCCGTTAAGGGCGTCTCATCCTGCTCGTCGTCATCTTCTTTTACCGGCGTGCTGGCGGTCAACAGGAAGGGAGATTGCTGCCAGCGGGTGCGGCGATCGCGCAGCAGCGTGCGGGTGAGGATAATGCCGATAGCCAGCGCCAGCAGCATCATCAGGCGCAAGATATTGGTGGTGTTGTCCACCTGCTTGGCTTCGGTGACTAATACGTGGGTATCGAGTGTCACGCGCAGAAAGCCCTGCGGGCCGTCGCTGTTCGCGAGCGGCTGCACCAGCTGATGGTTAAAATAGCTGCCCGCGCGTTTGCCATCCAGCGCCAGGCGATCGCGCACGCTGATGCCTTCGCCGCTGCGCGCCACTAACGAGCCTTCGCTGTCGTAAACCGAGGCGTCAAGGATGCGGCTGTTTTCCGTTATCTGCTTCAGGATGGCGACAATCTGCGCGCGATTTTCATCCTCGTTATCCATCAACGGCGTCAGCGTAAAGGCGACCTGACGGGTCAGGGTGCGCGCCAGATCTTCAACCTGCTCGGAGCGCGCCATCTGGTGCCCCAGGCTGAACCAGGAAGCGCCCTGCATCAGCACAACCAGCAGCGTAAGAGAGATCAGCACAATAACCGTGCGGTGCAGACGAAATTTGAGCCGGGATTTAGCCATTTCCAACCTTACTTCCTGAACAACAGGGGGGAGCCTGTTTTTGCGACTTTATGTTGCCAGAAGCGCGGCTGACAAGGTAGCCTCTTGCGAGGTTTTCTCTACAGGCTGTGGCCCGGCACGGATGTCAACAGAACGTCCTCTGATGGCGGCAGCCGATCATCTTCCCGACAGGAGCTGTAATGCCTAATCGTTTGACCTGGTGCGACCTGCCTACCGACGTTTCTCTCTGGCCAGGCCTGCCTCTTTCACTGAGCGGCGATGAAGTGATGCCGCTGGACTATCGCGCCGGGCGTACCGGTTGGCTGCTTTACGGGCACCAGCTTGATAAGGAGCGCCTGACGGCGTATCAACACCAGCTGGGAGCGGCGATGGTGATTGTCAGCGCCTGGTGCGTTGATGATTATCAGGTGATCCGCCTGGCGGGCTCGCTGACGCCGCGCGCCACCCGGCTCGCTCACGAGATGGGGCTGGACGTGGCGCCGCTGGGGAAAATCCCGCACCTGAAAACGCCGGGCCTGCTGGTGATGGATATGGACTCGACGGCGATTCAGATCGAATGCATTGATGAAATCGCGCGTCTGGCGGGATGCGGCGAGCAGGTGGCCGAAGTAACCGAGCGGGCGATGCGCGGCGAGCTGGATTTCACCGCCAGCCTGCGTCAGCGCGTGGCGACGCTGAAAGGCGCCGACGCCAATATTCTTAAACAGGTGCGCGACGCGCTGCCGCTGATGCCGGGCTTATGCACGCTGGTGCAGAAGCTGCAGGCGCTGGGCTGGCAGGTGGCGATCGCTTCCGGCGGCTTCACCTTTTTCGCCGAATACCTGCGCGACAGGCTGCATCTGGCGGCGATTGTCGCCAACGAGCTGGAAATCCGCGACGGCCTGCTGACCGGCGAAGTCATCGGTCCGGTGGTCGATGCGCAATATAAGGCGACGACGCTGGCGAAGCTGGCGCAGCGTTACGCTATTCCTGTTGAACAAACGGTGGCGATTGGCGACGGCGCCAACGATCTGCCAATGATTAAGGCGTCGGGGTTAGGCATCGCCTACCACGCCAAGCCGAAAGTAAACGAACAAACCGAAGTGACGATTCGGCATGCCGATCTGATGGGCGTCTTCTGCATCCTCAGCGGCAGCCTGAATCACGAGACCCGATAATCGAGGAGTTGAGTTGGCCAAAGCGGTAAAACGTGCCTTCGTCTGCAATGAATGTGGCGCAGACTATCCGCGTTGGCAGGGGCAATGCAGCGCCTGCCACGCCTGGAACACTATCACCGAAGTGAGGCTTGCGGCCTCGCCTGCGGCGGCGCGCAATGAGCGTCTTTCCGGCTATGCCGGCACCGCTGGCGCCAGCCGCGTGCAGAAGCTGTCGGAAATCAGTCTGGAGGCGCTGCCGCGCTTCTCCACCGGCTTTAAAGAGTTCGACCGCGTGCTGGGCGGCGGCGTGGTGCCGGGCAGCGCTATTCTGATCGGCGGCAGTCCGGGCGCCGGTAAAAGTACCCTGCTGCTGCAAACCCTCTGTAAGCTGTCGGTGGATATGAAAACGCTTTACGTCACCGGCGAAGAGTCGTTACAGCAGGTGGCGATGCGCGCGCATCGCCTCGGCCTGCCGACCGATAACCTGAATATGCTGTCGGAAACCAGCATCGAGCAGATCTGCCTGATCGCCGAGCAGGAGCAGCCGAAGCTGATGGTGATCGACTCCATTCAGGTCATGCATATGGCGGAGATTCAGTCTTCGCCAGGCAGCGTAGCGCAGGTGCGTGAAACCGCCGCTTATCTGACGCGCTTCGCCAAGACGCGCGGCGTGGCGATTATTATGGTCGGCCACGTCACCAAAGATGGCTCGCTGGCCGGTCCGAAAGTGCTGGAGCACTGTATTGACTGCTCCGTGCTGCTGGACGGCGACGCCGATTCCCGTTTCCGCACGCTGCGCAGCCATAAAAACCGCTTCGGCGCGGTGAATGAGCTGGGCGTATTCGCCATGACCGAGCAGGGGATGCGCGAAGTCAGCAACCCGTCGGCCATCTTCCTGTCGCGCGGCGACGAGGTGACTGCCGGCAGCTCGGTAATGGTGGTCTGGGAAGGCACCCGGCCGCTGCTGGTGGAGATTCAGGCGCTGGTGGACCACTCGATGATGGCCAACCCGCGCCGCGTCGCGGTCGGGCTGGAGCAGAATCGTCTGGCGATTCTGCTGGCGGTGCTGCATCGTCACGGCGGCCTGCAAATGGCGGATCAGGATGTGTTCGTTAACGTGGTGGGCGGGGTGAAGGTCACCGAAACCAGCGCCGACCTGGCGCTGATGCTGGCGATGGTCTCCAGTCTGCGCGATCGACCGCTGCCGCAGGATTTGGTTATTTTTGGCGAAGTCGGGCTGGCAGGCGAGATCCGCCCGGTGCCGAGCGGACAGGAGCGTATCTCTGAAGCGGCCAAGCATGGCTTCCAACGCGCGATCGTTCCTGCGGCTAATGCGCCGAAGAAAGTGCCAGCGAATATGAAGGTTTACCCGGTGAAAAAGCTGGCTGACGCGCTGGCGATTCTGGATGAGTTATAATTTTCACCGCAGGGATTAACCTGTCGTTGGGGTGGGCCTTAGCCCACCCCTTTTTGCAGGAGGCATTATGTCATCATTTGAATATCTGAAAACCGCCATTCGTCAGCAGGGGCACACGCTACAGCAGGTAGCGGACGCCAGCGGCATGACGAAGGGCTATCTGAGCCAGCTGCTCAACGCCAAAATTAAAAGCCCCAGCGCGCAAAAGCTGGAAGCGCTGCACCGCTTTCTGGGACTGGCCTTTCCGCGTCGTGAGAAGCGGGTCGGCGTGGTCTTCGGCAAGTTCTATCCTCTGCACACCGGACATATTTATCTGATTCAGCGCGCCTGCAGCCAGGTCGACGAACTACATATTATTATGGGCCACGATGAGCCGCGCGATCGGCAGCTGTTTGAAAACAGCGCCATGTCGCAGCAGCCGACCGTCAGCGATCGCCTGCGCTGGCTGTTGCAGACGTTTAAGTATCAAAAAAACATCCGCATCCACGCGTTTAACGAAGAAGGCATGGAGCCTTATCCGCACGGCTGGGATGTCTGGAGTGCAGGCATGACCGCCTTTATGGCGGAAAAGGGCATCGAACCGAACTGCGTCTATACCAGCGAAGAACTGGACGCGCCGCAGTATCGTCAGCATCTCGGCATTGAGACGATAGTCATCGATCCCAGACGTTCCTTTATGAATATCAGCGGTGCGCAAATTCGCCAGAACCCTTTCCGCTATTGGGAATATATTCCTACTGAAGTTAAGCCGTTTTTCGTGCGCACCGTAGCGATACTTGGCGGCGAATCAAGCGGCAAATCGGTACTGGTGAACAAGCTGGCCAATATCTTCAATACCACCAGCGCCTGGGAGTATGGCCGCGACTATGTTTTTTCCCACCTGGGCGGCGATGAGATGGCGCTACAATATTCGGATTATGACAAGATCGCGCTGGGCCACGCGCAGTATATCGATTTCGCGGTGAAGTACGCCAATAAGGTGGCGTTTATCGATACGGACTTTGTTACCACGCAGGCGTTCTGCAAAAAATATGAAGGGCGCGAACACCCCTTTGTTCAGGCGCTGATCGACGAATATCGTTTCGATCTGGTGATCCTGCTGGAGAACAATGTTCCCTGGGTAGCGGACGGTTTACGCAGTCTCGGCAGCTCGGTCGATCGGCGCGAGTTTCAGGATCTCTTAATAAAAATGTTGAATGAAAATCAGATAAAATATGAACACGTAACAGAAGACAGTTACGATGAGCGTTTTCTGCGCTGTGTGGAACTGGTAAGAAACATGCTAGAAAACGGTAAGTAAACGGTTTTTCAGGCTGGCCGTAGAGGAATACTGCCAGCGCTGGTTTTTAATTCGGAATGTTCTCATTGTTATTTACCCTCCTGTAATTCAGCTTAATAGTTTAGTTTTCAAAATAGATTTTCGGCTTTTTCGGTTTAATTTTTTTCAGGAAAAAGATGCCTGTTTCACAAGGCATATTAATATTTTTTCTATTT includes:
- the deoB gene encoding phosphopentomutase; the encoded protein is MKRVFIMVLDSFGIGASKDAEKFGDTGSDTLGHIAKACFNGEADQGRKGPLHLPNLTALGLGKAAEASTGTFPPGLDPNAKIIGAYAYASELSSGKDTPSGHWEIAGVPVLFDWGYFSDTENSFPQELLDKLVERADLPGYLGNCHSSGTVILDKLGEEHMKTGKPIFYTSADSVFQIACHEETFGLQRLYDLCEIAREELDKGDYNIGRVIARPFVGDKAGNFQRTGNRHDLAVEPPSPTILKKLVEEKQGEVISVGKIADIYAHVGITKKVKATGLDALFDATVKEMAEAPDNSIVFTNFVDFDSTWGHRRDVAGYAGGLELFDRRLPELMALVKEGDILILTADHGCDPTWHGTDHTREHIPVLIYGPGVKPGFLGYRETFADIGQTVAKYFGLSDMEYGKSML
- the deoD gene encoding purine-nucleoside phosphorylase; protein product: MATPHINAEMGDFADVVLMPGDPLRAKHIAETFLEDAVEVNNVRGMLGYTGTYKGRRISVMGHGMGIPSCSIYAKELITEFGVKKIIRVGSCGAVRADVKLRDVVIGMGACTDSKVNRMRFKDHDFAAIADFEMVRNAADAAKALGIEARVGNIFSADLFYTPDPQMFDVMEKYGILGVEMEAAGIYGVAAEFGAKALTICTVSDHIRTHEQTTAAERQTTFSDMIKIALESVLLGDKA
- a CDS encoding YtjB family periplasmic protein codes for the protein MAKSRLKFRLHRTVIVLISLTLLVVLMQGASWFSLGHQMARSEQVEDLARTLTRQVAFTLTPLMDNEDENRAQIVAILKQITENSRILDASVYDSEGSLVARSGEGISVRDRLALDGKRAGSYFNHQLVQPLANSDGPQGFLRVTLDTHVLVTEAKQVDNTTNILRLMMLLALAIGIILTRTLLRDRRTRWQQSPFLLTASTPVKEDDDEQDETPLTEKS
- the serB gene encoding phosphoserine phosphatase — translated: MPNRLTWCDLPTDVSLWPGLPLSLSGDEVMPLDYRAGRTGWLLYGHQLDKERLTAYQHQLGAAMVIVSAWCVDDYQVIRLAGSLTPRATRLAHEMGLDVAPLGKIPHLKTPGLLVMDMDSTAIQIECIDEIARLAGCGEQVAEVTERAMRGELDFTASLRQRVATLKGADANILKQVRDALPLMPGLCTLVQKLQALGWQVAIASGGFTFFAEYLRDRLHLAAIVANELEIRDGLLTGEVIGPVVDAQYKATTLAKLAQRYAIPVEQTVAIGDGANDLPMIKASGLGIAYHAKPKVNEQTEVTIRHADLMGVFCILSGSLNHETR
- the radA gene encoding DNA repair protein RadA; this translates as MAKAVKRAFVCNECGADYPRWQGQCSACHAWNTITEVRLAASPAAARNERLSGYAGTAGASRVQKLSEISLEALPRFSTGFKEFDRVLGGGVVPGSAILIGGSPGAGKSTLLLQTLCKLSVDMKTLYVTGEESLQQVAMRAHRLGLPTDNLNMLSETSIEQICLIAEQEQPKLMVIDSIQVMHMAEIQSSPGSVAQVRETAAYLTRFAKTRGVAIIMVGHVTKDGSLAGPKVLEHCIDCSVLLDGDADSRFRTLRSHKNRFGAVNELGVFAMTEQGMREVSNPSAIFLSRGDEVTAGSSVMVVWEGTRPLLVEIQALVDHSMMANPRRVAVGLEQNRLAILLAVLHRHGGLQMADQDVFVNVVGGVKVTETSADLALMLAMVSSLRDRPLPQDLVIFGEVGLAGEIRPVPSGQERISEAAKHGFQRAIVPAANAPKKVPANMKVYPVKKLADALAILDEL
- the nadR gene encoding multifunctional transcriptional regulator/nicotinamide-nucleotide adenylyltransferase/ribosylnicotinamide kinase NadR, coding for MSSFEYLKTAIRQQGHTLQQVADASGMTKGYLSQLLNAKIKSPSAQKLEALHRFLGLAFPRREKRVGVVFGKFYPLHTGHIYLIQRACSQVDELHIIMGHDEPRDRQLFENSAMSQQPTVSDRLRWLLQTFKYQKNIRIHAFNEEGMEPYPHGWDVWSAGMTAFMAEKGIEPNCVYTSEELDAPQYRQHLGIETIVIDPRRSFMNISGAQIRQNPFRYWEYIPTEVKPFFVRTVAILGGESSGKSVLVNKLANIFNTTSAWEYGRDYVFSHLGGDEMALQYSDYDKIALGHAQYIDFAVKYANKVAFIDTDFVTTQAFCKKYEGREHPFVQALIDEYRFDLVILLENNVPWVADGLRSLGSSVDRREFQDLLIKMLNENQIKYEHVTEDSYDERFLRCVELVRNMLENGK